In Daphnia magna isolate NIES linkage group LG5, ASM2063170v1.1, whole genome shotgun sequence, the sequence CATATTGTGCGTAATGTTCCCGTGTATGACGTTGTCCAATTCCGCCGAATAAACGGCCTCAAGCGGCTAGAGGGGCTCTAAAATTTCGCCCTATATAGAGGAGAaatggagagaaaaagagagatggTTTTGGACCTAATGGCCCCAGAAAGGAACGCCCTCCCGTACCACCCAGACGctataatttttattattttcaaaaagagaaattgtcATTGTAAAGATTTACGAAGATTTCTCGTACATGCTGGAAATATCTCAATATTTTGTGCTTAAGGCAATGTCAGTTTAGCATTAGAAAAACAATTCCATCAATtctttaattaaattaaactgCTGTTGCATGTCATATTGATTGTAGACGGCAATAGTATCGTGACTTTAAACAGTTGATCACATTAGTTGATTGCTCTCAAGTTCTCAAAATCAATACCTCTGTCAGCAGAAATTGATCGTCTCCTGCTTCGGACAACATTTTTCTCACTACGTGTAGCTAAAACACACGAAACATTTTGGCGTTTGTTTCAAGTGTCTTGCCTATATATACAATGAGGTCATAGATATATAGGAAAGGAATCGATGATAAACGAATTTCTTTAAAGGAAACCCGAGTTTTGTTGGACAATGTACTCAACAAACCGACTTTCTATAGGGTGAACGGAACTGTTTATGACCATCACTTCTTGTGTCTACGTTTTACAACCGAGGAAGCCTTAAAAACTAGAACGGAACGGCGGGACATAATATCATGTAGCCAAAATGTATATCAAACGGAAATGCTTGAGATTATCGAGTAGAGAACCTGTATATACGTTTTTTGTTGCATTCACCCAGCAACAAGTGATGCAAACTTTGACGATGTTGACTCTTACGGCTGTCTACACATGCAATAGCGCgctaatttgtttttttaactgtgATTGATGACCATCTGAATTATTGCGATTGTTGCAGACGATATATACTTTCTATACGAGTTGGCATGAAAACTAGCTTGACCATCCCCGCACTTTTTCGATTAGTATTGTGGCCAACTCTTTCCTGGAGTAAGTACTGCCAGAACTCCCTCATCAACAGCTTTACAGTTCAAAcagatttttctctttcaagaCTTAAATTTTCTGACTTGattgttcttcttcgttgtaAACGTGCAGCTCGGCATACAAACGAATTCATAGGCAAGTCCAATATTGCGCGCGTTGCATTCTTGATGGTTGCTCTACTTTCTCTGTAAGTTGTTAATATAACAATTGCATGTGCTATACATTGGCCCATTTGAACTTTCAGGATGACATTTCCTGTAAATGTATACTTTTATTCTTCAAAGGAATCGTGTTTGGAATTTAAAGACCGTCCTCGGAATTCAAATAGAAATTGGATGGAACAAAATTCTCGATCGGATCGGTGACGACAGGTTTAATCTCTACGTCTACGGTATGAGTTTTTAATGTTatttgcaaaagaaaaagttgtgCCTATATAGTAATCAATGACAAACATCAAACTCTGCAGTTTTAAACATTTCAACGTTTTTCGTCTATTGGACCATCGGACTGGCCTATCTCCTGATGGAACTAACGGCTTGGCCAAAGTGCATATTTCAGCGAAAAGTTCAGCCCAACGTCGTGATCGATAAAGAAAAACTCTTTTCGGTATAtagctacacacacacaacaagtTCTTGAGTTCAAACGATCTAATATATTGTGTCTCTAGTTGTTTCGCGTGAATTTATTCAATCAATGCTTCGTGGTGGTTCCCTCTTCCATCTTTGGTTACTATTTCCTAATGTACAATGGAACTGCTCCTCCGGTTCGAGAAGTCCCAACTCTACACGAGCTCAACACAGGCTGCTGTACAAATGGACGCATAAATGGCATCATGAATGGTCGACACCAGTGGCCTTATCTTCCATGTACAACCATCCACTGGACCAATTGATTGGCAATATTCTTCCAGTCAGTATCGGTTTGGCATTGACCAATTCTCATTTTTTCACACAATGGTTGTGGTTCACTTGGAGCGCAATGAGGTCCCTTAACGACCATAGCGGATATCGTTTGTTTGCCTTTCCTTCTCCTGTACGTCACGATTTCCATTATCAAAAATCAACGGAATGTTTCGCTGTTTGGGCCTGGGGACCACTTGACTACCTCCACGGCACCGACAAAGTCTTCCGCGCTAAAAATCGCTGCAGGACAGTTGTCTCATTGAATTGGCTGATTGACGTGTaggaaaatcaaattgaagtaacgaaattttgattttaattgaTTGATATGCTATAAACATTGGTATATAGCCTAGCAATAAAGAAACGTTTTATCATCcaactaatttttttaaattgtgctAATGGGAGGGAAACTAATGGGAACTaaagtgtttttttattttttgtgattcTTCCTAATCTTATTGTTTAGACCTGACCAATTGAAAAACCTAAACCTATAAAGGAGCCTCCAAAAAAACATACAAGACACTTGGGTCAGTTGGTGCTAACAAGATATCTTTTCTGGAGTCCAAGAAGAGGTGACAAAAGAACGCGGGAAAGCCGCGTGTTCTTTCAAGCACCTGCGATGCATCTCGAACAAAGGCATCCACACAAGGCGTTTCTTTGAAACAGCGAATtacaacaataaaaatgaCGGCAATGGCCTAGgtaaagaataaataatttttaaaaagttattAGCTGAAATCATAGGAGAAAGTGgtataaattttttccaacaatttgtcaaagaatttgttttgatttctaAAACCGCGTGGTATTACACTGTCTTGGGGTACAAAGGAATGGCTATAGTAGTAACATGTGAGCGCGAAAGGAGCGACATCTCAGTCAAATACATAAAAGGATATACGCTCGAAAGAATATACATTTTTTGAAAGTAAAATTATATAGATAGGCTACAGTATAAGAACCGCTCGCGGCTTTAGAATTAGCGGATCGTATATAGAATAAGCAGACGCTCGAGTTTCATTCAGGTTTTATGACACCAATAGAAATTTTATATTCGATGTGTAATGAACATGTGTTATTTGAAAGTTAAACATTGATTGCAAAAGAAAGCTCGTAGCAATTAGGTCCTAATCTGTTGAAATTAGTAGTGCATGTCGAGGAATATATATGTGATTGATGTGAGTATACGCTATATACGTGTCGTGTAGGCTATAGGTCAAATTTACACGCATTTTTGGGCACCCTCGCATTTACATTTCGCATCATCATTTTTAAGATAAGGTAATTCTATAGCCTTCTATATATACCGATGCGGATATCGTAGGGCTACCGCGCTAATGCAGTTTTCAAACACATGGTTTCTATTATTTGTTTTACGAATTTACACCGACGTCCTTTTTCTACAAGGACTCGCTAAAAGCCAAGTGGATACAGACATTGTCGTCTTGTTCGCATCTTATATTTTCAAGCtagttgtttaaaaaaaagagtcatGGATAAAATACGAAtgcaacacacaaaaataccTTTCTTAGTAGGCTATTCATGTTAGCCTACTATATATGTTCTTTTACTTACAAAATTAAAGCTCACACGTAGTATACGTTTAATAATTAGATGACCTAGACACACACAGTCATAACACGATGCATGTAAGGTTTTCGTTACGATTAATCGATGGTTATGTAACAACCATCATCAGGTGCGTCAAGTTTCTTATTTTGTGGCTATTCCTTTGACATGGGCGCTATGGAAAATCAAAATGGCGTGTAATCCTCCTTTCTGTGGAGTCCTGAATCGTTGCTGATCAATGCTGGAGAATCCAACTTTATTTCTCTTGATTATTTCATCGCTTTTTCGGTTCAATTGGCAACCGAACACGAGGTCATAAAATGTATAGGAGGCCAGGTGTTGAACGAACAGGACCCACATGTATTCAGCCTCGCGGATGTGCTCCCAATAATAATATTTTCCTCCCTGTAATGAATTAAGTGAATATAatatgaattttaaaatttgagaTTTCAAAACTTTAATTGCTTGTTTATAATATATGGTATACCGGAGCAAGGATGCGGTGAATTTCTTTCAGGGCCCCTTCCACACTGCGCACGGAACAGAGGACCATTGTGGAAACGACGATATCGACGCTGTTATCGGGGACGTCCTTCATGTTTTCAGCGAATCCGACGACGAAACGTTCCATTTTGATGTGCGGATGTTCCTTTTGTTTCCTGAAAAATTGCTCCTCAAAGTACGGATTGACTTCGACAACAGTTAGTTCACTGTTGGGTGGataaaattcgaaattgtatccgGGTCCCGGACCGATTTCCAGTATCCTTAGGACGCCTTTTTTTCGTAGGACAGGATCTGCCGATACATGATCCTTCATGGAAAGAAAATGGTGTCTCTTGAGCGCTTGACATGTGACGTGATACGTTCCCAGGAAAGGGTTGTACACTTTGGCGAAGAATCTGTGTCAAACGACCAAAGTTAAACACATTTTCTATTATACGATAATCTAATGATGTGTAATGCTTACAACGGCTGGATGTGACTGCCTCCGTATTTCTTCAGTATCAACAAAAAGATAAATGCCACAAACGTGTGAGGAAGCCAAGGTCCCACTGCATGTAGAATTTCTTGTAGGTGTTCAAGCATATTAGCATCGGCTGTTTGCTTTTGTTGTGTGATGTGGCGTCCCGGCTGTGAAAATGACGTGGACGTTCGACGGATGAACATCAACTGGACTGCAAACTGAGAAGACGAAACATCCTATATGTATATAGCCTTTTTCCTATATGCCCTACAGGTATTGTATCGCTTTTATGGCGTTTTCTCGGTCAAACTAAAAAGAAACGTTGAACCCTTGCTTAATTTTTGTAAACCTATTTTCATTTCCGTGACTGGCTGCCGTAAAAAACGACGCTGTCATAAAACTACGTGCTGTTCAAGATGGGAGAACAATTCTCGTTGTAAAGGAGAAAGGGCCGCAGGGCACCAATAAATAACAACAGCATAAGAAAAATCTTTTGGCGTGAGCTGTTTTTAGAACAGAATTTTCATCTCACGTACTTATTTTCCTAAAAGAACTAGACGCGCCAGAGGCTTTAAGTCacatctttcttttgtttaatttattgttttcttttcttttttcctcgcGTAACTGATTTCCATGCCATTACATTTGACCCACTAGGTTTCTTCCTATTTTCATATTTGGCTACGAAAAATGTAAACCATGGGTTACAGTTCAACCTTCGTTAAAGGCTTCACTATATGCCGTAGGGCACGATACATGAAGAAAGAGTTTCATAAACCAACTCAACAATCgagaaaatttgaataaaaaagtgggaaatgATGGATAAACGAGCAGCATCTTTAAACGTACATCGTTTGCAGTACCAGAACCCTAAGAAGTTTGTTCTAGAATATTTTGAATTTGCCTATACCCGTTGCAGTCGTCTATAAAACCTCATTTATACGTGCCCATCGTTAAGAGCCCATTCGACAAGAACACATACATATACACGTATATACTAATACACACCTTCAGAAGGGCCCAAAAGCGAACTTGTATGTATTTCAATATTGCAGATGAAAGTTGGAAAAATTATTATTGcttattacaaaaattttagaaatggTATCATAGCCCACATGTACTTTCTAAACATTAGACTGTATTATACAGTTAGAGAAATCATCATGAGCATTGAGCTATATAGCTAAAACTATTTGGTGGCGATTCCTTTGAGATGGGAGCTATGGAAAATCAAAATGGCCTGCAATCCTCCCTTTTGCGGAGTTCGAAATCGTTGCTGGTCGACGTGCGAGAATCCAACTCTATTGCGTTTAATAATTTCATCGCTTTTTCGATTCAACTTGCAGCCGGCAAAGACGAATTGGTAAGGGCATAGTCGATGAGAAGCTATGTGTTGGATCATTCGAACCCACCAATGTTCACCTTCAAGGATGTGCTCCCAAAAATAGTACTTGCCCCCCTGAATAACGAATCAATGATAAATGAAAGTTTAATTCAACCCAGTTTTTCACCTACCGGAGCCAAAACACGATGAATTTCTTTCAAGGCTCCTTCCACAGTGCCGACGGAACACAGGACCATTGTGGAAACGACGATATCGATGCTGTTGTCAGGGACGTCTTTCATATCCTCGGCGGATCCGACGACGAAACGATCCATTTTGATGTGCGGATGGTCGGCTTGTTTCTTGAAAAATTCATCCTCGAAGAAGGGGTTGACTTCGACGACAGTCAGTTCACTGTTGGGAGGATAAAACTCAAAGTTGTATCCTGGTCCAGGACCGATTTCTAATATCCTCAGAGCGCCTTTTTTCCTCAGGACGGGATCGGTTGACGGATGATTCTTCATCGAGTCAAAATGTTGTCTCTTTAGTTCTCGGCATGTCACGTGGTAAGTACCAAGCATCTTGTTGTACGTCGACGCAAAAAATCTGTTTCGAAAATCATCCGGAAAGtgagttttaaaaatattcgaaATCACAGAGACTTACAGCTGCCGGAGATAATTGCCTGCCCATTTTCTGATAAGAAACAAAATGCCAAATCCCAGCAAGATGTGAGGAATCCACGTCCGAGTTAACGGATAAGACAATTTCGAAGCAGAATCAAACATGGTGTGGATGGACGATGTTCGTTCCTCCctacttgaaaaaaataatttgcaAGTAAAACAGATACGAACTGTACCAGAAGAATATACCAAACCACACTGAGCTCCCTGGAGAAGTTTTGACGCTTTGCTTGCTATATATACTTATATGCTAGAAAACACACAGGTGTCGGGACGATTAGCGAAACATCACGACACAGCACGTTGTAGTCCTTGACCAACTGAAGATTTGCCGACACTAAAAACTTGTCGTAAATGTAGACACACAGGGTCATACTTGTAAAAGATTCATATGTTTTACCACTGGAAAGTATAGACATATGCCCAGCCATGCGATTGAAATACTCATGAAAGAGAAACGATGAAGAAATGCACTTTCCATCGTATATTTTATTACTCACTAAAAGTGCGCTCTTTGGGttcttgtatatatattttttttcctccactCTTCACCTCGCTCTTGTTATTACATGCAGTCCTGCAATCTACAAGGTCCAGTGGACTACAAGTAATACCTTTCCTTTATTTCTTAAAGTTACCGATCTATCAAGAGAGGCTAACACGTAACACCACTTGAAGAAATTTCATCCGATAGATGGCGCACAAGTGTCACTAGAGttttatttttgctagatggcgttgacatCGTGTGCCATTAGGGTCACTTTCTCGACTCGGGCTTTAAAAAGTTTAAGGTCGTCGTTAGAAACTTTGAATGTTTCTACAATTTACACTTTCTGTCTAATTCAAATGAAAGTTGAGGCTTGAGAGTGGTAAATCCAGGTTTGTGTAGAAGTAGGAGGAGGGACGAAGCAATTGTGGTTGTCTCGAGATGGAGGTAAATAATTTAAGCTAGTTGTTAGAGTAGAttaagtgaaaagaaaatgtgggATGGATGAGGTTCCTTCTTTCATTCATTTAGTCTTGCTTTTGAATCAACGCTGTTTAAGGAAGATAAGCAGACAGTTAGCTGTGTCTTATTGGGTTTTCTACAGTTGAACACAATGGCatggatttttcattttgaatgtAAATAAAATGGTAACTTTTCTAGAATTTATTAATAGAATTTgctaacttttttgttttctgaaaATTGGTTGTATGCTAGATGACCTTCATCCAGGAACAAAATATGAAGATTTCACCTAACTTTTGAGCAAGATTCAAAAGGAGATGGGTTTTGTGAGTCACAAGCAAAATCTAATGAATAAATCAGTGTGGTGATGAACAAACTCAAATACTCGgtaatattttgtatttgataaatatttaaaacaaaatagttAGCAAGACCACAAGGAAGAGATTGATATACTCAACAAAACATCACTTTGTTCAGTCACAATGGTTTCTCCTCATGATATTTATCATTTCCTACAGTGAAGAGGTCAGCGATTGCAATATGTTCAAGATTTTCTCTATTCTTCTATCGATAATTATCTGTTAAATTGCGACTGTGTTGACTCgatgatttttgtttaaagtaATAATCTGAGATTATCAGTTCTTGATCGGGCCTTTTACACTGACTTGCCACCGCGGCTAGATCAGGGCATTTGATTCCATTTTTGCGCTGATCTGGATGAAAGCTGTGTGCAGCGGTTGCTAAGATGATCGTTTGCGATGGTAAAGTTCTGACTTTTTATTGTGACCTTTTCCTACACCTGGGCGTCATTCGGGATTCGACATCAAAGATACTTTTGTTTTATCCAAAATCTACCTGGATCGTCAATACATTACTTTAAGTACCGTTATTTTACCAAAAAACTTTTCTCCTTTTCAATTCATTCTAAGGTGGTGTCAGCTTTACAGGAATTCCAAATGTATTTTGAATCGGTACAATAATGAAAGCTTCGATTGTATTAATGGTCTCATGCCTGATCCAACAAAAAAGCAAACGTGGAATTATGAAACTATTGACATGGATAGTTTTGCATCTTTCAACAGGTCGATGTTTAAATTGATTGTTGCtggataaatttttttggtgACAGATTTTTATCAACAACATTGTGCCAACTATTCGTGTGGATGTGGATGCTGTTTGGACCGGGAGGGCCGGCTGTCGCCTAGGTCCTATTGTACGGAATATTAGTTCGAGAATAAATTTACGAACTTAACTTTTCAGGTATTCATTTGGATATTTTTCGGAAATATCTCGTTAATTACAATTTTCCTAAGGACTTTATTTTCCAGTTATCGCTGGAAATTGACATTTCAGCCCAGTATTCCAACTGGGCTGAAATGTCAATTTCACAGGACGGAAAGTCATTGTCGTGGTGTTTATCAATTTCCTTCCTAGATGACGTTAAGCTTTTGCAAATCCGTCTGGCTTATCACTCCTGCTTGGCCTCTTAacgcattttttatttttttattaattgtttttgCATTTTCGTCTCTGACGTATTTCAGATAGTAGATTTAACGGGCCATGGTGTTCGCGAAATTCCCGACAgccaaaatgttttaaaattgaaaacggTTTGCATTGGCATGTGCAGAGCAAGGGTCCTGGAAGACCAAGATCAATcgaaattattgttttattctttattataaAGAATCTATGTGGCGTTCACGCGAAAAGATAACTTGCACTAGGATGGCAAGAGAGCTAAAAACTTTTCGATCGTTGAAAAGTCTACTGTGATGTTAACGGGTACAAAGTAATATTGTTCTCTAGCAGAGAAAGTTGTCTATGAAGCGCCGCGTTTCCTTCTGTCCAATCAAGTCGTCTAGAAATCAGGAAGCTAAACACAAAACTTAAAGATTGTTGTACGTTTTCTTTGTCGTTAGATGGCACCATGTTGGATGATGTTTTAAGTCTGTCGTACGTTTTTAtggcgctagatggcgttacGCTAGATATGCTACACGTTTGAAGGCCGCGAACAGTCTAAACTCGATTTTACAGGTTGAGTGGCAACTCAGCAATAGATTAGAATGGTAACTCATAAGCTCgttctgaaaaaaaagaatcgccTTTCGCCATGTCTCAATTATGTGTTTTGGAACCGAGGAGTTTATTTTTGAGCTCCTAGATGTAAACATGTTGCAGATGGAAGATTAGTGGTCAGATGATAGATTCTAGCGTTGTGTAAGTAACATGATCCATTGCTACTTTTTCTCAGTTCCAACTGGATTATGTCGCATCATCGTAATCAAACATCCAAGAATTCACAAGGAACGCAAAGCAGTCTTCAGCAATTCTGTGATACAAAACAATTTCTAtcttacatattttttttgtctttaatTCTTATCAATGTTACATGTTTTGGTCAAATGATTGTTACAAGTAAGTTGTTGCACAGTCAAGCAAAGATGAAAGGCAAAAGGAGGATGGTCAGATGAAGAATGGACTTGCATAACATACAAGCCAATGGCATCCTGTTATCTTAATTGCATATTCATGCAGAAGCTTTTGGCTGGCACTTAGAACGGTGTTGGGTTTCAAAACACATTCAATGTGCTCAACCAAATCCCAGATTATCCAGTGCAGTCATCCTTGTTAGATACCATCCTCTTCTCTTGTTTGATCCAAATCTTTGTACCTATGTGATAAAGATAAGATGAAAATGTGAAACATGTGTGAAAGGGCTGAAACTAAGGTAAAATAAACTTAAGGCTTTTATTCAGTTTATGTGTGGgagtaaaaaaattagaataaCATCGTTAGTTGAAATAGGTACTTGCAGATTGAGCAAAAATCCTTCAGTGTTTCCTAGTATGAGTTTGTAGCAGGAGATGTTGCACTATAGAAGACCAACACTGAAAACTAGTGAACAGAAGATGTTCAGTAATGAATAGCAAACAAATAACAATACTGTTATGACAGCAACACAATTGTTACCAGCAACGAGTTAACTATCAGCTAGAAGTTCTGGTAAGATCTGTAGTTTTATTgtagaataattaaaaattaaccaTTTCAGCAGTTGATGAAGTtcatgtaataaaaaaaagttattttgtTCAGTCATAGATTGGTAATAAAAACATACTTGATGAATTTTACTTTCATAACCTGTGCATTTTTATAATGCAAGCATTTTGGCCAAATGCAGATTTACAGTAGAATCTTCTCATTGCCTGTCTATTTGCTTTTTTTAGTAATAAAGTATTTTAGTAATAAAACACCAATTTTCTATTACAAATTTTCATTCACACAGAAGCGGCTCAACTATTAGGCCAAAATGGCGCAGCCCAACAACGCTCCACCAGATGCTAGTGGAACctattcttttgaaaaatccCGTCACATTTTGGCTGCAGGTTTGCATTTATCTTGCTACGTAGATTAACGAATTTAATCACGTTAGGCGCGAAATTTCCATTCAGATAAATTAAGGTGTTAGATTTGAGATATTTGCTTGAAATGTAGAGCTATTCAGCGGTATTTGTGTTGTAGTAACTGAAATCGTACTTTTAGAAGCCATGTATTGTTTATTTACTGTAGATTACTTCTGCTACTATGAAAATCTTGTTAACAATGCAAAGGAGAACATAGCTCATTTTTTACATTTCCGAAATTGTGacttccggttttacttctggtttaaAAATAGCGTATAGTTGCTTACGTTTTAGTCTGTTCATAAAcagattcacattttcgtgatcctcgtcaaatttggggtcgagTTTAAGGGTCAgctcaaaatacccgaaaatcgtcaaaaatcgctAATTTCCCTGAATTCCATGAAAATTCGCGATTTTGGCCAAATCCAGCTTTTGGCTGAAAACACATCAGTCATATCCCAAATTTTATAAGGATTACGAAAATTCTATTCGTTTTGTCATAGGGTCAATATTTTCGTggatattggctacttccggtGACTTCCGGAAAAATTTTACGTGATTTTTcagaaagtaaaaaatgaactatattcttCCCACCGTTTTTAGTAATTTCATCTTAACTAATCAGATTTGGTGGCCCTTTTCCCTTGTTTTTCTGCTATCTACGGTATTGGTTGATCTTACGACATGTATGCGGTTGAACAGATGTGAAATGTTTAGCGCCTTGTTCTGCAGTGAAACTACTcacttaattttttattatcgcGCTATCAAAATATAGTTAGATGTCTGAAATAGTAACGATCAAATACGTAAAGCGCTAAGTTTCGCACTTTTTGAAGATATATCTTTTTTCATTGGCTATCAGATACGGatactagatggcgttgttgTTCCCCACTATACTGATTGCTTGTAATTAATTAAATCGATGTCTGTTAATTTTCTTAACTGTTTGTGGTGTGCTTCAAAGAAATATTCATGTAAAAATTAACGGTATGTTATCTACTGTCCtttactttcatttttatGTATGTGTTGAATGATAACACTTTAAATAGGTTGTCTTTCATATGTTACAGTTCCGATTGTTATCAGCTATGCCAGCTGCTCAGCTAGGAAATTGTAGGCTATCTATACTTTTGCCTTTTATCATGACATTTACTCATGTAAAAGGTATAACTCACATTAGGTCTTCTGCTATATAAGTTGACTGattaatttgtttaaattagGCTTGTTGTACTTAACGCTGGAGCTTGAATGCTTGATTCTGAAACTTGAATGCTTGATACTGAAGCTTGAATGTCAACAGTAAGACTGATTCTGTATTCTTATATGACACGTCTTTGATTCAAGTAGTGCCAATTGTCTCATAaaatcatattttattttgtgatTTTCCATTTGATGAATGCAGGTTTTCATCTAATTAGTGTTATCAGACATTGATCATCAATGTTTCATGTAAACAATCTTCTCTATTTGGCATGcaagaaaaatttgatttaGCACCACTGCATTACGGTGGTACTGTAACTAACATGGTATTCTTACTCCATAAATGTAATATGAATTCTTATATTAGAACCATGAGGGGAGTGTGACTAGTTCAACTTCGTGTTCCAATTTTCACCGTCGTCTTCATCTTTGTGACTAAACCGACCAACATTCACCTACCTGAACGTCATCGCTTCATTATGGTATTATAGATTGTTACCTAATGTACAACTTGGTTGGTCTAGTTTTCTGTCACATTATTGTTCTTTTGTATAATTGCTTTACTTCTGTTGTAGAGATTGCCAATGGTAAACAAATAATTCCTGAtcttccccttttcttccGCCTCATCATCTTCATCTCATCGTCTTCAAGCTGGTCGTCTTTGCCTTACAGCTTTTAACCTGGTCGTCTTGGCTTCGCCGCCGTTTTCGCCTGGCCTTCTCCATCTCGTCGATTTGTCGCATCGTCTTGGATCTCGCCTGTCTTCGCCTCATCGGTGTCGTCGTGGAGCCTCGTGTTtttggtattgttttgttttgttgtttagtGTATGTtgtaagttaacccgttggctgccacccattttgctccccttttttttttagttgtaggGACCGGCGGCGCTGTTCTACCCCATGGCTGATCGACCATGGGGTGGGGCAGTCGCCTTGCGCCTTAGggcgccgtaggcaatgcaccagtagggacttccccTTGTCGATGCGATGGTGGAgtacctggggtgtgcattcccgtaaAGGTCTCCATTGTcaagtcagcccggacttgtcttcggacaagtccccctttCATCGAATCCCTCAGAAACGATGCGTAGCGACTGTAGTAGaacaacctacgggttgtaatggcttggcagccaacgggttaacttagtgTTTGTGTATATGTGTATGTATGTTTGTATTGTATAACTTgtaatgtattgaataacatgttatgtaaaatagtggtggaattgtgggtggaggTGGGATAATACAAAATCAATTCCTTTTATATATTTGTGTATTGAATATTAATAAGAGCAAGTCCATTTAAAGATATACCAACTTGAACTATCAT encodes:
- the LOC116923234 gene encoding LOW QUALITY PROTEIN: fatty acid hydroxylase domain-containing protein 2 (The sequence of the model RefSeq protein was modified relative to this genomic sequence to represent the inferred CDS: inserted 1 base in 1 codon); the encoded protein is MKTSLTIPALFRLVLWPTLSWSKYCQNSLINSFTVQTDFSLSRLKFSDLIVLLRCKRAARHTNEFIGKSNIARVAFLMVALLSLNRVWNLKTVLGIQIEIGWNKILDRIGDDRFNLYVYVLNISTFFVYWTIGLAYLLMELTAWPKCIFQRKVQPNVVIDKEKLFSLFRVNLFNQCFVVVPSSIFGYYFLMYNGTAPPVREVPTLHELXHRLLYKWTHKWHHEWSTPVALSSMYNHPLDQLIGNILPVSIGLALTNSHFFTQWLWFTWSAMRSLNDHSGYRLFAFPSPVRHDFHYQKSTECFAVWAWGPLDYLHGTDKVFRAKNRCRTVVSLNWLIDV
- the LOC116923236 gene encoding methyltransferase-like protein 7A, which produces MFIRRTSTSFSQPGRHITQQKQTADANMLEHLQEILHAVGPWLPHTFVAFIFLLILKKYGGSHIQPLFFAKVYNPFLGTYHVTCQALKRHHFLSMKDHVSADPVLRKKGVLRILEIGPGPGYNFEFYPPNSELTVVEVNPYFEEQFFRKQKEHPHIKMERFVVGFAENMKDVPDNSVDIVVSTMVLCSVRSVEGALKEIHRILAPGGKYYYWEHIREAEYMWVLFVQHLASYTFYDLVFGCQLNRKSDEIIKRNKVGFSSIDQQRFRTPQKGGLHAILIFHSAHVKGIATK
- the LOC116923235 gene encoding methyltransferase-like protein 7A, whose amino-acid sequence is MFDSASKLSYPLTRTWIPHILLGFGILFLIRKWAGNYLRQLFFASTYNKMLGTYHVTCRELKRQHFDSMKNHPSTDPVLRKKGALRILEIGPGPGYNFEFYPPNSELTVVEVNPFFEDEFFKKQADHPHIKMDRFVVGSAEDMKDVPDNSIDIVVSTMVLCSVGTVEGALKEIHRVLAPGGKYYFWEHILEGEHWWVRMIQHIASHRLCPYQFVFAGCKLNRKSDEIIKRNRVGFSHVDQQRFRTPQKGGLQAILIFHSSHLKGIATK